One genomic window of Kaistia geumhonensis includes the following:
- a CDS encoding response regulator transcription factor: MEQPRIKVMIVDDHEIFRRGVKSLLGDEEDMRVVAEAGNASDALDELARRRPDVVTIDIRLGTMDGIQLTRIIKARPDAPKCIILSTYDDRQYLVGALEAGADAYLLKTNSYETLAKAIRAIHGGQRMLSAELIPTMMEEYRRVAAQQIQRDSGLTAQEVRMLRLLADGGRTQDIAEEMALTEITVKRKVQEITTKLNASNRVQAVAEAVRRGVI; this comes from the coding sequence ATGGAACAGCCGCGCATTAAGGTGATGATCGTCGACGATCACGAGATCTTCCGCCGCGGCGTGAAGAGCCTGCTCGGCGACGAGGAGGACATGCGCGTCGTCGCGGAGGCCGGCAACGCATCCGACGCCCTCGACGAACTGGCGCGGCGGCGCCCGGATGTTGTCACCATCGACATCCGCCTCGGCACCATGGACGGCATCCAGCTGACGCGGATCATCAAGGCGCGGCCCGACGCGCCGAAATGCATCATCCTGTCCACCTATGACGACCGGCAATATCTCGTCGGCGCGCTCGAGGCGGGCGCCGACGCCTATCTGCTCAAGACCAATTCCTACGAGACCCTCGCCAAGGCGATCCGCGCCATCCATGGCGGCCAGCGCATGCTCTCGGCCGAGCTCATCCCGACCATGATGGAGGAATATCGGCGTGTCGCCGCGCAGCAGATCCAGCGCGACAGCGGGTTGACGGCACAGGAGGTGCGCATGTTGCGCCTTCTCGCCGATGGCGGCCGCACGCAGGACATCGCCGAGGAGATGGCGCTGACCGAGATCACGGTGAAGCGCAAGGTCCAGGAGATCACGACCAAGCTCAATGCCAGCAACCGCGTCCAGGCGGTGGCCGAGGCTGTTCGCCGCGGCGTGATCTGA
- a CDS encoding GAF domain-containing sensor histidine kinase, with product MGFPVGDLAETADQPLARPLYRDDDGTHMLRLQRILAVDLAPADRGRLDERLQRALAVTGAGWAAVLLSSDRGAEILVAGDIPPLIHRHLGDLRLQAAGAVTMPTFMVNRAASQGFAVEAAPLAGRDGPRGHVLLGFPRSERARPERAELVRLVADDLVGFLDSNSLAAQIERIRSHLALVHRLGQQVTSIHDRTELFGEITRLIHHSLGYDHIQLLLVDEETHRIELVHASGPFADQLLAAGFSEAAGRGIIGRVAETGQLRISADVTQDSHFVSHVMLPNTQSELALPLRLGQRVIGVLDIQSDRRDTFRRDDVILLQTIADQIAPAIEQHRLFAAERHERALADTLADVSRIISSSLDPDQVLEAVLKELERVVPHRGCRVTLRGEDGLMRVVAAKGYPDNDTVRAVTFDPAETPLSRPVLEEHRTIILADVTREADWVVQAGTEQVRSWCAAPLVLGGECLGWLCIDWPEPGFYGPESGRIVRTFADQAVVAIANARLFARVRDLSEALEQKVADRTIELRAARDEIERKAVELRALLRRLVGVQEEERRRIAYDLHDSVAQSILASTYELQALRRRVVDRPDLDARLNECQRMLDTTLREMKQIIYALRPTVLDELGLIPALENYLASLPSNVPLNAEIRVDGTPFALGPEVDLAIYRIVQEASQNAVRHAGARNLNLTLAFGPSRLDVAIRDDGRGFALDAAELGLGLVGIRERAHAVGGDVAIESRPGGGTSILIGVGGIIGASDGTAAH from the coding sequence ATGGGGTTCCCGGTCGGCGATCTGGCGGAGACGGCGGACCAGCCTCTGGCGCGGCCGCTCTATCGCGACGATGACGGCACGCACATGCTGCGCCTGCAGCGCATTCTCGCAGTCGATCTCGCCCCTGCCGATCGCGGACGCCTCGACGAGAGGCTCCAGCGCGCGCTCGCCGTCACCGGCGCCGGCTGGGCGGCCGTGCTGCTCTCCAGCGATCGCGGCGCGGAGATCCTCGTCGCCGGCGACATCCCGCCCCTGATCCACCGCCATCTCGGCGATCTCCGCCTCCAGGCCGCTGGCGCCGTCACCATGCCGACCTTCATGGTCAACCGGGCCGCCAGCCAGGGCTTCGCGGTCGAGGCGGCGCCGCTCGCAGGCCGCGACGGGCCGCGCGGTCACGTGCTGCTCGGCTTCCCGCGTTCGGAACGAGCCCGGCCCGAACGCGCGGAACTGGTGCGCCTCGTCGCCGACGATCTGGTCGGGTTCCTCGACAGCAACAGCCTCGCGGCGCAGATCGAGCGCATCAGGAGCCATCTGGCACTGGTGCACCGGCTCGGCCAGCAGGTGACGTCGATCCATGATCGAACCGAGCTGTTCGGTGAGATCACGCGCCTGATCCATCATTCGCTCGGCTACGACCATATCCAGCTGCTGCTGGTGGACGAGGAAACGCACCGGATCGAACTCGTCCACGCCTCCGGGCCCTTCGCCGACCAGCTCCTCGCCGCCGGATTCAGCGAGGCGGCCGGCCGCGGCATCATCGGCCGCGTCGCCGAGACGGGCCAGTTGCGCATCTCCGCCGACGTGACGCAGGACAGCCACTTCGTCTCGCATGTGATGCTGCCCAACACGCAGTCGGAGCTGGCGCTGCCGCTGCGCCTCGGCCAGCGGGTCATCGGCGTGCTCGATATCCAGAGCGACCGCCGCGATACCTTCCGCCGCGATGACGTCATCCTGCTCCAGACGATCGCCGACCAGATCGCACCGGCGATCGAGCAACACCGCCTGTTTGCAGCCGAGCGGCACGAGCGGGCGCTGGCCGACACGCTGGCCGATGTCTCGCGCATCATCTCGTCGAGCCTCGATCCGGATCAGGTGCTCGAGGCCGTGCTGAAGGAACTGGAGCGCGTCGTGCCGCATCGCGGCTGCCGTGTGACACTGCGCGGCGAGGACGGACTGATGCGCGTGGTGGCCGCCAAGGGCTACCCCGACAACGACACGGTGCGCGCCGTCACCTTCGACCCCGCCGAGACGCCGCTGTCGCGCCCAGTGCTGGAGGAGCACCGCACCATCATTCTCGCCGATGTCACCCGCGAGGCGGACTGGGTGGTGCAGGCCGGAACCGAGCAGGTCCGCTCCTGGTGCGCCGCGCCGCTGGTACTCGGAGGCGAGTGCCTCGGCTGGCTGTGCATCGACTGGCCTGAGCCCGGATTCTATGGGCCCGAGAGCGGCCGCATTGTGCGCACCTTCGCCGATCAGGCGGTGGTCGCGATCGCCAATGCCCGCCTGTTCGCCCGCGTCCGAGACCTCTCGGAGGCGCTGGAACAGAAGGTCGCCGACCGCACCATCGAGCTGCGGGCCGCGCGCGACGAGATCGAGCGCAAGGCGGTCGAGCTGCGGGCGCTGCTGCGCCGACTCGTCGGCGTGCAGGAGGAGGAACGGCGGCGCATCGCCTATGACCTGCACGACAGCGTCGCCCAGTCGATCCTCGCCTCGACCTACGAGTTGCAGGCGCTGCGCCGACGCGTCGTCGACCGCCCGGATCTCGACGCGCGGCTGAACGAGTGCCAGCGCATGCTCGACACGACGCTCCGCGAGATGAAGCAGATCATCTATGCGCTGCGCCCGACGGTCCTCGACGAACTCGGCCTCATCCCGGCGCTCGAAAACTATCTCGCTTCGCTGCCCTCCAACGTGCCGCTCAATGCCGAGATCCGCGTCGACGGAACGCCCTTCGCGCTGGGACCGGAGGTCGACCTCGCCATCTACCGGATCGTGCAGGAAGCCTCTCAGAACGCGGTGCGCCATGCCGGCGCGCGCAATCTCAACCTGACGCTCGCCTTCGGCCCCTCGCGCCTCGACGTCGCCATCCGCGACGACGGACGCGGCTTCGCGCTCGACGCGGCGGAGCTCGGCCTCGGCCTGGTCGGCATCCGTGAGCGCGCCCATGCCGTGGGCGGCGACGTCGCGATCGAAAGCCGTCCCGGCGGCGGCACGTCGATCCTGATCGGGGTCGGGGGCATCATCGGAGCATCGGATGGAACAGCCGCGCATTAA
- the allB gene encoding allantoinase AllB has translation MTETFDLVIRNARVVGEDRDVAGGLAVREGRIAAFFEGGTAPEATETIDAAGRVLMPGLVDGHVHFSEPGRGHWEGFETGSRAAAAGGITTFVEMPLNAHPPTIHAEALRLKQAEAAKSIVDYALWGGLVDDNLADLEDLQAGGVAGFKAFMCTASDFPRVDARLMRAGMTTIAGFGSFLAVHAEDEVMTGRLAAALRAAGRRDRAAWGESRPIAAELSAIDEAIGLAEETGARLHIVHVSSAAGIDRISAAKARGVAVTAETCPHYLFFDETDLERLGPVAKCAPPLRAPSEREALWDRVLAGAVDVIASDHSPCLWSEKAAGEDDIFAAWGGISGLQSTLPVLLTEGPRRGLSLPDIVRMTASNPARLFGLHPRKGSLAIGSDADLVLVDPEASFTLREDDLFYRNRHSAYCGSAFRGRVDLTISRGTAVYRDGDILPHRGARLDGAGLGRVRQPLGETA, from the coding sequence ATGACGGAGACGTTCGATCTCGTCATCCGCAATGCCCGCGTCGTCGGCGAGGATCGCGACGTCGCGGGCGGCCTCGCCGTGAGAGAGGGGCGGATCGCGGCTTTCTTCGAAGGCGGGACTGCTCCTGAGGCGACGGAGACCATCGATGCGGCGGGCCGCGTGCTGATGCCCGGCCTCGTCGATGGGCATGTCCACTTCTCCGAGCCCGGCCGCGGCCATTGGGAGGGTTTCGAGACCGGCAGCCGCGCCGCGGCGGCAGGCGGCATCACCACCTTCGTCGAGATGCCGCTCAACGCGCATCCGCCGACCATCCATGCCGAGGCGCTGCGTCTCAAACAGGCAGAAGCCGCGAAGAGCATCGTCGACTATGCGCTGTGGGGCGGCCTCGTCGACGACAATCTCGCCGATCTCGAGGACCTGCAGGCGGGCGGCGTCGCCGGCTTCAAGGCCTTCATGTGCACGGCGTCCGATTTCCCGAGGGTCGATGCCCGCCTGATGCGCGCCGGCATGACGACTATCGCCGGCTTCGGGTCCTTTCTCGCGGTGCATGCCGAGGACGAGGTCATGACCGGGCGTCTCGCCGCGGCGCTCAGGGCCGCCGGCCGGCGGGACCGCGCGGCCTGGGGCGAATCCCGGCCGATCGCGGCCGAGCTCTCCGCGATCGACGAGGCGATCGGCCTCGCGGAGGAGACGGGCGCACGCCTCCACATCGTCCATGTCTCCTCGGCGGCCGGCATCGACCGGATCAGTGCCGCCAAGGCGCGGGGTGTCGCCGTTACCGCCGAGACCTGCCCGCACTACCTCTTCTTCGACGAGACGGATCTTGAGCGCCTCGGGCCGGTCGCCAAATGCGCGCCGCCGCTGCGTGCCCCGTCCGAACGCGAGGCGTTGTGGGATCGCGTCCTTGCTGGCGCCGTCGATGTCATCGCGTCCGATCACTCGCCCTGCCTCTGGTCGGAAAAGGCGGCCGGCGAGGACGATATCTTCGCCGCCTGGGGCGGCATCTCGGGTCTCCAGTCGACGCTGCCCGTTCTGCTCACCGAGGGGCCACGACGGGGCCTTTCGCTCCCGGACATCGTCCGCATGACCGCGTCCAATCCGGCCCGCCTGTTCGGCCTCCATCCGAGGAAGGGCTCGCTGGCGATCGGCAGCGATGCCGATCTCGTGCTGGTCGATCCGGAAGCAAGCTTCACGCTTCGTGAGGACGACCTCTTCTATCGCAACCGCCACAGCGCCTATTGCGGTTCGGCCTTCCGCGGCCGCGTCGACCTGACGATCTCGCGCGGGACGGCCGTCTATCGGGACGGCGACATCCTCCCGCATCGCGGCGCGCGGCTCGACGGCGCAGGTCTCGGGCGCGTTCGCCAGCCGCTGGGCGAGACGGCCTGA